A region of the Pedococcus aerophilus genome:
CGTCGCCGTCCCGCCGAAGGACGCCTTCGGCGAGCAGGGCAACACCGACATCAAGGTCGGTGGCACCGACACCGTCGTCTTCCTCATGGACGTCGTGTCCGTGACCAAGCCGCTGGCCAGCGCCGAGGGCAAGGCCGTCAAGCCGGCCGCGAACCTCCCCGCGGTCAAGGTCGAGAGCGGCAAGCCCGCCACCATCACCATCCCCAAGGGTGAGAAGGCCCCGACCAAGACCGTCGGCGCCAACCTCATCGAGGGTGCCGGTGCCAAGGTCGAGGCCGGCCAGACCATCCGCGTCACCTACACCGGTGCGCTCTGGAAGGACGGGAAGGTCTTCGACTCCTCCGCCAGCTCCCCGCAGGGCTACTTCGAGACCGTCATCGGCAAGCAGCAGGTCATCAAGGCCTGGGACGCCCAGCTCGTCGGCAAGACCGTCGGCAGCCGTGTCCTCATGGTCGTCCCCCCGGCCGACGGCTACGGCGCGGCCGGCAGCCCGCCCAAGATCAGCGGCACCGACACCCTGGTGTTCGTCGTCGACATCCTCGCGGCGTACTGAGCCACCGCGGCCCAGGGCCGCACCCGTCGCAGCCATCGGGCTGCACCCGTCGCGGCCCTTCCGGCCGCACCACCCCCACCGAAGGAGCACCAGATGGGTTTCGACCCCAAGACCACCAAGCCCGAGATCGACTTCCCCGGCGACGCGGCTCCCACCGAGCTCGTCATCGAGGACATCACCGAGGGTGACGGCCAGGAGGCCGGCGCCGGCGACACCATCTCGGCCCACTACGTCGGCGTGGCCCACTCCACCGGCGAGGAGTTCGACGCCTCGTGGAACCGCGGCGCGCCCCTGGACTTCCGCCTCGGCGTGGGCCAGGTCATCCGCGGCTGGGACGAGGGCATCGTCGGCATGAAGGTCGGCGGACGCCGCAAGCTCGTCATCCCCGCGCACCTCGCGTACGGCGACCGCGGTGCGGGCGGCGCGATCAAGCCCGGCGAGACCCTGATCTTCGTGGTCGACCTCGTGGACGTCCGCTGAGCGCGGACCCCTCGACGGTCCGCAACGGACCACCGGCCGGTCCTCAGCCGGCAGCACCTTCCAGCAGCCGGGCGGCATACCGCCCGGCTGCTGCGCTGTAGAGGAAGGCGGCACGGTCCTCGTCCAGGCCGCGGCCCATCGTCGACAGCCGCACGGGGCTGCCGCGCAGCGCCGCGTCCAGCCCGTCCTCCTCGACCTGCTCGACGGTCAGCGTGCCGGTCGCCCCGGCGGCCAGCTCCTGGGCCTGTCGCAGGACCAGCTCGCCCAGCTCCCCGGTCGGGTGGGTGGCGACCAGGGCCGCCGGGACCAGGCAGATGCGTCCGTAGGCCGTGCGGCTGTGGTGGGAGATGCCGCGGTGCCGCTCGCGGGCATCGGCCTCCGAGACGCGCAGGGCCGCGACCCCACGACCGTGCAGGGTGGACGCGGCGTTGAGGGCCTCTCCGGCGGCGACACCGGTGTAGCCCCACGTCGTGCCGGTGCCGACGTTGCCCGGCCCCTGGATGACGACCGCGACGTCGGCACCCAGGACGTGCCGGGCGGCCAGCAGGCCGGAGTGCAGGGTGACGGCCTCGTGCTCACCGCCGTACGCCTGTCCCACCGTCACGGTGCCGTGCAACCAGCCCGCCTCGAGCAGGCCGGCGACCGCCCGCGAGAAGGCGATCGGCAGCGCCCCGCCGTCGGTCATGAGGTAGACCACGCGGGCGTCCGGGCGCTCGGCGAGCAGCCCGGCGAGGACGGCCGGAAGGGCGGAGTGGAGGTCGGCGACGACGACCGGCATCCCGAGCAGGTCGCCGGCGTCGGCCGCGCCCGAGGTCAGCGCCGCGTGGTGGGGGCTGTCCTGCTCGTCGACGGCCATGAACATCTGCTGCTGCGGCGTGTACCGCGCCTTGACGATGTGGCCCTGCCCCGAGGGCGGGTCGGCAGGCAGCCGCTCGGGGACGGCGACGACGAAGGCCAGCCCGCCGGTGCCCAGTCCGCGCAGCAGCGCCGACGCGTTGAGCAGGACCCGGTCCCCGACCTCGGGCTCGCCGACGAGGGCCGTGTAGGCCAGGGCGCGCACGACGTCACCGTCGCCGCCGGCCAGCTGCACCGCATACTCGACGGCGCCCGGCCACCGGCCGCGCACCTGCTGGACCGTGCCCTCGCGCCACTGCATCACGACACGCAGAGTAGTCACGGACGCCGCCCACCACTCCGGTAGCGTCGTGCGGGTGAGTTCACCCACCGGCCCGGCGGCCAAGACCGAGCGCCTGCTCAACCTCGTGCTCTGCCTGCTCTACACCCGTCGGCCGCTGCCGAAGTCCAAGATCCGCGACATCGTGCCGCAGTACGGCGACGCCGCCAGCGACGAGGCCTTCGACCGGATGTTCGAGCGCGACAAGGACGAGCTGCGCGAGCTCGGCATCCCGCTCGTCACCGCCGAGATCGGCGGCGTGTGGGACGACGAGGTGGGCTACCGCATCGACCAGCGCGAGTACGCCCTGCCGGACATCGAGTTCGAGCCCGACGAGCTCGCCGTCCTCGGCCTCGCCAGCCGCACGTGGGCGCACGCCTCGCTCGCCGGACCGGCCGCCCAGGCGCTGCGCAAGCTCAAGGCCGCCGGCATCGAGCGCGACGGCGACTCCCTCATCGGGATCGAGCCGCGGCTCGGCACGAGCGAGCCGGCCTTCGAGCCGGTGAAGAACGCCGTCGTCGGCCAGCAGACGATCTCCTTCGGCTACCGCACCGGCGGCCAGGGCGAGGTCAACACCCGCACCGTGCAGCCGTGGGGCCTCGCCTCGTGGCACGGGCGCTGGTACCTCACCGGCTTCGACCTCGACCGCGAGGCACCGCGCGTCTTCCGCCTCTCGCGCATCGACGGAGCCGTGTCCGTCGTCCGCAGGGCCGAGCCCTACGTCGTGCCGGCCGACCACCGGGCGCAGGAGATGATCCGCACCACCGTGGGCGAGCAGGCGCCCCGCAGCGCGGTCCTGCGCGTCCGCGACGGGCGCGGCCAGTCGCTGCGCCGTCGGGGGACGCCCACCACCGACCTCGGGACCGAGACAGCGCTCGCCGAGGCCACCTCCGAGGCCGCCCCTGCTGACCGGGGGGAGTGGACCACCCTCGCCGTCCCCTTCACCGATCCCTACGCCTTCGCCGACGAGGTGAGCGGGTACGGCGCGGACGTCGTGGTCGACGCCCCCACCGAGGTGCGCGACCTCGTCGTCGAACGGCTGAAGGGTGCGGTCGCCGCCCACGCCGCCACGGGAGGCACCGCATGAGCGCGCCCGAGACCGCGACCGCCCGCCTGACCCGGCTGCTGACCATGGTGCCCTGGCTGGTGAACCGCCAGGGCATCGACACCGAACAGGCAGCCGCCGAGCTCGGGATCACCGTCGAGCAGCTCGACGCCGACCTGCGCCTGCTCTACCTGTGCGGGTACGGCCAGATGCCCGACGAGCTCATCGACGCGCAGTGGGAGAACGGCCGGGTCTTCGTGACGAACGCCGACACCATCGCCCGCCCGCTGCGCCTCGGTCGCGACGAGGCACTCACCCTCATGGTGGGCCTGCGCGCCCTCGCCTCGGTCCCGGGACTGGGGGAGCGCGACGCCATCGAGCGGGCCATGGCCAAGCTCGAGGAGGCGACCGGCGCCAGCGCCGAGGCGGCCTCGCGGGTCGAGGTCGCCATCAGCGAGGGGGTCGAGGCAGACCTGCTCGCCGACGCCCGCCGAGCGGTCGAGGGCCACCGCCGGATCCACCTGCACTACCTCGTGCCGAGCCGCGACGAGTCCACCGAGCGCGACGTCGACCCCATGCGCGTGGTCAACCTCGACGCCCGGTGGTACCTCGAGGGCTGGTGCCACCGCGCCCAGGACACCCGGCTCTTCCGGATGGACCGCATCGAGTCCCTCGAGGTCCTCGACGTCGACGGGACGCCCCCGGAGCAGGCCCAGCTGCGCGACCTCGACGCCGGCACCTTCACCCCGCGACCCGACGACACCCTCGTCACGCTGCACCTCGCGCGGGGCGCCGCGTGGGTCGCCGACTACTACCCCGTCGAGACGGTCGAGCCGGGACCGGAGGGGTCCCTCACGGTCACGCTGCGCACTGCCGACACCCTGTGGCTGCGTCGCCTGGTGCTGCGCCTCGGTGGGCACGCCACCGTGGTGGCACCGGCCGAGCTCGCGCAGGCGGTGACCAGCGGGGCCACCGCTGCCCTCGCGGCATACGGCATCGAAGCCGCCGCTCCCGGGACGGACGGGTAGGGTCGGACGCATGTGGTGGTGGGTTCTGATCTGGGTGCTGCTGGTGCTGATCGCGCTGGCGTACCTCGCGACCCGTGTGTGGGGCGTGTGGGGGCAGGTCAAGGAGCTCAACGCCGAGATCGGCCGGGCGTCCGAGACGGTGTCGGCGCTGCAGGCCCAGACCGACCGCCTCGGGGACCCCGCTCCTGCGCCGCAGGCCGCCATCTTCGGCGACCCACGTCAGCTGCGCAGGGAACGCGAGGTCACCCGCGCCTCGTTGAAGCAGCAGCGGCGCGCCCGTCAGGCAACTCGCCGTCCCGCGTGGGCCCGGCATCTAGACTCCTAGCACGACCTCAGCGTTCGAAAGGCAGTTCCTCATGCTTCGCAACATCGGTGCACCCGAGATCATCATCATCGCGGTGCTGCTCATCCTCATCCTGGGGTGGAAGCGCCTTCCCGACGCCGCCCGCAGCCTCGGCCGCTCGATGCGTGTCTTCAAGTCCGAGGTCAACGAGATGAAGAACGACGGCAAGAGCTCCGCGAGCAGCGAGACCGTCCCCGGCGAGACCGTGCGCGACACCAACGCGCCCGGTGCAGCCGGCACCACCTCGGGGACCACCCCCGGCACGACCGGCACGTCGGCCATCCGCGAGGACAACAGCCCGCGCACCGACAACTCCACCGGTCTCTGAGCGCCTAGCCCCTACTCGCAGAACGACCCGAGCTCCTGAAACCGAAGATGGCGTTCCGGCGCGTCCGCAACCCCGACGGGCGGATGACGCTGGGCGACCACCTGCGCGAGCTGCGGCGCCGGCTGCTCATCGCCGCCATCGCCCTGGTCATCGGGGCCATCGGCGGCTGGTACCTCTACGACCCGGTGTACGAGCACCTCACCCGTCCGCTCGTCGAGATCGCCACCGAACGCGGTGACGGCAACTCGATCGCGCTCAACTTCGCCGGGCTGACGGCCGCGTTCTCCCAGCGGGTGAGCATCGCCATCTTCGTCGGCGTCATCGTCTCGAGCCCGGTGTGGCTGTTCCAGCTGTGGGCCTTCGTCGTCCCCGGGCTGACCAAGAAGGAACGCAACATCTCGCTGGCGTTCATCGCGGCGACGGTGCCGCTGTTCCTCGGCGGGTGCTGGTTCGCCTACCAGACGCTGCCCAAGGCGGTGCAGCTGCTCATCAGCTTCACCCCGGACGGCGCGGTCAACTACCCCGAGGCGGCGCTCTACTTCAGCTTCGTCACGCGGTTCATCCTCGTCTTCGGCGGCGCGTTCCTCATGCCCGTCTTCCTCGTCGCGCTCAACGTCGTGCGCGTGCTGCCCGCCTCCGTGATGCGCCGGACGTGGCGCCCTGCGTTCGTCGTGATCTTCGTGTTCGCCGCCATCGCGACGCCGACGCCCGACCCGTTCACGATGTTCCTGCTCGCGATCCCGCTGTGCGTGCTCTACCTCGCCGCCCTCGGTGTCTCGACCCTGCTCGACCGGCGCCGCGCGAAGGACCGCCCGGAGTGGGCCGAGCAGGAGCTCTCCGACGACGAGGCGTCCACGCTCTAGCCCTCCACGGCGGTAGCCTCCGCGCGTGAGCAAGCGCATCGGCCTCGTCGTGAACCCCACCTCGGGCAAGAACCGCGGCATGAGCCTGGGCCTGGAGGTGGCGCACCGGCTGCGCGCCGCCGGCCACGAGGTCCTCGACCTCTCCGACGAGTCGTATGCCGCCGCGCGGGACCGTGCGCTCGGCGCCATCGCGCAGGGGATCGACGTCCTGGCCGTCGTCGGTGGCGACGGGATGGCGCACCTCGGCATCGACCTCGTGGCGGGTACGACCGTCCCCCTGGCGCTCATCGCCGCGGGGACGGGCAACGACATCGCCCGCGGCCTGGGCCTGCCCGTCCACGACCCGGTGCACGCGGCGGACCTCGTCACGACGGGGGTGCCGCGGACCATCGACGCCGTCCGCCACGTCGACGCGCACGGCCAGCCGCGCTGGTTCGGGGGAGTGCTGGGGGCCGGGTTCGACTCGCTCGTCAACGAGCGCGCCAACACCTGGCCCTGGCCCAGGGGCCAGATGCGCTACAACCTGGCGATCCTGCGCGAGCTGCCCCTGTTCAGGGCGATCCCGTACGCCGTGACCGTCGACGGGGTCCGCCACGAGACCCGGGCGATGCTCGTCGCCGTCGGCAACGGCCCGAGCTACGGCGGCGGGATGCAGGTCCTGCCCGACGCCCGGATGGACGACGGCCTGCTCGACGTCCTGGTGCTGCACGAGATCAGCACGCCCGAGTTCCTCAAGGTGTTCCCGAAGGTCTTCAAGGGCGCCCACACCAGCCACCCGGCGGTCGAGGTCCTCCGGGGCCGCGAGGTGACCCTGGAGGCGGCCGGGATCGTGGCCTACGCGGACGGCGAACGCTTCGCCCCGCTGCCCCTGACGGTCGAGGTGGTGCCCGGCGCGGTCACCGTGCTGGCACCCTCCCCGCGCCGGCCCGGCCGCTGACGTAGCCTCGGCACCATGTCGACCCCTGCCGAGCGGTTCGCTGCCTCCGCCGCGCGATCGCCCGCCCGCAACCCCCAGCTCGAGGCCTTCACGGCGTCGCTGGAGTTCCCGCTCGACGACTTCCAGGAGCAGGCCTGCCGTGCCGTGGAGGCCGGCAAGGGCGTCCTCGTCGCCGCGCCGACGGGGGCGGGCAAGACGATCGTCGGCGAGTTCGCGGTCCACCTGGCCCTGGCCACCGGCCGCAAGGCGTTCTACACGACGCCCATCAAGGCCCTGTCCAACCAGAAGTACGCCGACCTCGTCCGTCGCCACGGCGCCGCCAACGTCGGCCTGCTCACCGGCGACTCCTCGATCAACGGCGAGGCGCCCGTCGTCGTCATGACGACCGAGGTGCTGCGCAACATGATGTACGCCGGGTCGACCACCCTGCGCGGGCTCGGGTTCGTCGTCATGGACGAGGTGCACTACCTCGCCGACCGCTTCCGCGGCGCCGTCTGGGAAGAGGTCATCATCCACCTCGCCGAGGACGTCCAGGTGGTGTCCCTCTCCGCGACGGTGAGCAACGCCGAGGAGTTCGGGGCCTGGCTCGCCACGGTCCGCGGCAACCACGAGGTCATCGTCTCCGAGCACCGCCCGGTCCCGCTGTGGCAGCACGTCATGGTCGGCCAGGGCGTCTACGACCTGTTCGTCGACGAGCTGGCCGCCCCGACCACCGGCGCCGACGCCACGCGGGTGAATCCCGAGCTGCTCCAGGCCATCCGCACGACCGAGCAGCGTGGCCGCTGGGACGACTCGGGCCACCGCGGCGGCGGTCGTGGTGGTCGGCTCCCGCACCGGGGGCGCGGCGCCCCCCGCGGTCCCGGGGGTGGTCCCGGAGGACGAGGTATGGCGCGAGGCGGCGCCGGTGGCGGGCCCGCCGGTGGTGGGCGGCCCGGCGGGGGAGCGACCCGTTCGGAGGTCGTCGCCAGGCTCGACCGCGAGGGGCTCCTGCCGGCGATCACCTTCATCTTCAGCCGGGTCGGCTGCGAGGGTGCGGTCCAGCAGCTCCTGCGCGATGGCGTCCACCTCATCCCCGAGGCCGAGGGCGACCGCATCCGCCGCACGGTCGAGGAGCGGATCCAGGGCCTTGCCGAGGAGGATCTCGGGGTGCTGGGCTACTGGGACTTCGTCGAGGGCCTGTCCCGGGGCTTCGCCGCCCACCACGCCGGCATGCTGCCGACCTTCCGGGAGATCGTCGAGGAGCTGTTCACCGCCGGCCGGATCCGCGCGGTGTTCGCCACCGAGACCCTGGCCCTGGGCATCAACATGCCGGCCCGCACCGTCGTGCTCGAGAAGCTCGTGAAGTTCAACGGCGAGACGCACGCCGACATCACCCCGGCCGAGTACACCCAGCTGACCGGCCGCGCCGGTCGGCGCGGCATCGACATCGAGGGCCACGCCCTCGTCCTGTGGAACCGCGGCCTGGACCCGCTGTCCGTCGCGGGCCTGGCGTCGACACGCACCTACCCGCTGCGCTCGAGCTTCCGGCCGACCTACAACATGGCGGTCAACCTCGTCGCCCAGGTCGGTCGCGAGACGGCCCGCGAGATCCTCGAGACCTCCTTCGCGCAGTTCCAGGCCGACCGGGCCGTCGTCGGGATCGCGCGCGCCGTGCGGCGCAACGAGGAGGGCCTGGAGGGCTACTCCGAGGGGATGGCCTGCCACCTCGGCGACTTCAGCGAGTACGCCGCCATCCGCCACGAGATCGCCCGGCTCGAGAAGGACGGCGCCAAGGCGCGTTCGGCGAGCAGGCGCGCCGAGGCTGCGGTCTCGCTCGAGGCCCTGCGCATCGGCGACGTCATCAAGGTGCCGTCGGGGCGCAACGCCGGCTACGCGGTCGTCGTCCAGCCCTCGAAGTCCTACCGCGGCGAGGCGCCGGCACCGACCGTGGTCACCGAGGACAAGCAGCTGCGCAAGCTCACCACCGTCGACGTGCCCGAGCCGGTGGAGGCGATCGCCCACGTCAAGGTGCCGCCGCACTTCAACGCCAAGAGCCCCAAGGCACGGCGCGACCTGGCCACGTCGCTGCGCATCGCCGTCCCGCACGACCCGCCGCCGAAGCGGCGCGCGGAGTCGCAGCCGGGCGAGGACGAGAAGGTCGCCGAGCTGCGCCGCCAGCTCAAGGCGCACCCGTGCCACCAGTGTCCCGACCGCGAGGACCACGCGCGCTGGGCCGAGCGGTGGTGGCGGCTCAAGCGGGAGACTGTGGGCCTGCAACGCAAGGTCGAGGGCCGCACCAACTCGGTGGCACGCACCTTCGACCGGATCTGCGAGCTCCTCACCGAGATGGGCTACCTCGCGGAGGGCGGCACGGCCGTCACGCCCCAGGGCGAGAACCTGCGACGCCTCTACACCGAGAAGGACCTGCTCGCCGCCGAGTGCCTGCGCCTCGGCGTCTGGAAGCGTCTCGACCCGGCAGGTCTGGCCGCCATCGTCTCGGTCCTCGTCCACGAGCCCCGTCGCGACGAGTCCGACCCGTCTCCGCGCATGCCCGGTGACGACGTCGCCGAGGCGGTCACCGAGATGAACCGGCTCTGGTCGGTGCTCGAGGACCGTGAGCGCGACCTCGGTCTGCCCCTCACCGGCGACCCCGACGCCGGGATGGCCTGGATGATGCACCGCTGGGCCTCGGGCCAGAAGCTCGACTACGTCCTGCGCGGGCAGGACATGGCCGCGGGTGACTTCGTCCGCCGGTGCAAGCAGGTCGTCGACCTGCTGGGCCAGATCTCCGACGCCGCGCCGGAGCCGCAGCTGCGCGCCACCGCCCGCAAGGCGATCGACGCGGTGATGCGCGGTGTCGTGGCGGCGGACCGGCTCGACTGACGCACGCGCCATACCGCCGGGTGGGACCCGACAGGGCACTCGCGGCGGGGCGGGGTGAGGATGGCGGGGTGACCCACCCCGCCTCCCCACCGTCGCAGCGCAGCACCGTCGGCGCCGACGACACCGACACCCCGGACCCCCGACGCTGGAAGGCGCTGGCCGTCTGCCTCGTGGCCGGGTTCATGACCCTGCTCGACGTGAGCATCGTCAACGTCGCCCTGCCGAGCATCGAGCAGGGGCTGTCCGCCTCGTCGAGCGACCTGCAGTGGGTGGTGTCGGGGTATGCCCTGACGTTCGGGCTGGTGCTCGTGCCCGCGGGGCGTCTCGGTGACGCGACCGGTCGACGGCGGATGTTCGTCGCCGGGGTCGTCGTGTTCGGTGTCGCCAGCCTCCTGTGCGGGCTCGCGACGAGCAGCGCCCTGCTAGTCGCCGCGCGCCTGCTCCAGGGCATCGGCGGCGGCCTGCTCAACCCGCAGGTGTCGGGGCTCATCCAGACGTTGTTCCGGGGTTCCGAGCGCGCGCGGGCGTTCGGCATGCTCGGGGCGACGATCGGCATCTCCACCGCCGTCGGCCCCATCGCCGGAGGCGTCATCCTCAGCCTGCTCGGGGCCGACGCGGGCTGGCGCTGGATCTTCTTCGTCAACCTGCCCGTCGCCGTGGCCGCCGTCGTCCTCGCCCTGCGATGGATCCCGGCCGCCGAGGCGCGCGAAGGTGCCCGCAGGCGCCAGGACCTCGACCCCGTGGGCGTCCTCCTGCTCGGTGCCGGGGTCCTCGCCCTGCTGCTGCCCCTGGTCGAGAGCGGCCGTGGCGCCGCCTCAGCGGCCGTGCCCGGGTGGGTGGCTGCCGTGGGTGCCGCCCTGCTCGCGGTGTTCGTGCTGTGGGAGCGCCGGTACACCGCGCGCGGCCACACCCCGCTCGTGGACCTGCGCCTGTTCCGCCTGCCGGGCTACGCCTCCGGCGCCATCGTGGCGACCGTCTACTTCTCCGGCTTCACCGGGATCTTCTTCGTCCTGACGATCTACCTCCAGCAGGGACTGGGGTACTCCGCCCTGCTGGCCGGCCTGGCCGTCACCCCGTTCGCCGCCGGGTCCGCGGTCATGTCGGCGGTGGGTGGGCGCCTGGTGCCCCGGTTCGGGCGTTCGCTCGTCACGTGGGGACTGGTCCTCGTCGTGGTGGGCCTGGTCGCGACCGATGTCGTCCTGTCCACCGTGGAGGGCCCTCGCACCGGGTGGTATGCCGCGCTGCCGCTGCTGCTCGCCGGCCTGGGCAGCGGGATGGTGATCTCCCCGAACATCACCCTCACCCTCGCGGACGTGCCGGTCGAGCGGGCGGGGACCGCCGGTGGCGTGCTGCAGACCGGTCAGCGCATCGGCACCGCCGCCGGCATCGCGCTGGTCGGGACGGTGTTCTTCGCCGCGGCGAAGGACGGTGGGGCGTCAGGCGCGGCGCTGTCGCTGCGGGTCGCCACAGGTCTGGTCGTGCTGTCGCTGGTGGCCAGCCTCGCCGACGTCTGGCTCCGTCGCCGGGCGAACGGCGAGGTGGCCGCGTAGCGGACCACGCGCCATCCGGTGCGCCGAGGTCAGGTCACTCGATCCGCAGCGCGGAGAGCACGCGGTTGAACGAGCTGGTCACCCCGAACTCCGACGCCACGCGGCTCATCAGGACCGGGTCGGCCACCTGGGTCGGCAGGGCCATGTCGACCTCCTCGACCGGGGCGTCGGGGGCCACCTGGACCACCTTGGGCGCGACGTCGAGGTAGGCCGCGCCGGCCTCGAGGCGGGCCCGCTGGGCGCCCTTGATCTCGGGGTCACCGCTGTCGACGGCCGCACGCAGCGCCACGAGCGTCCCGTACTTCTCGATGAGCTTGGCGGCGGTCTTCTCGCCGATCCCAGCCACGCCGGGCAGGCCGTCGCTGGTGTCGCCGCGCAGCACCGCCATGTCCGCGTACGCAGGACCGTTGGCCACGGCGTACTTGGTCTGCAGGAACGCCTCGTCGACGAGGTC
Encoded here:
- a CDS encoding FKBP-type peptidyl-prolyl cis-trans isomerase, whose product is MAAGLTALLALTACGNSDDSEKASPLDGITVTGGNDTTAPTVAITPKPLSVTETTTRVVKAGDGPVVKNDEIVSVKYVLLNAKDSSVLDTNFGKQNLGLSLGTETLLPGLKKGLANQKVGSRVLVAVPPKDAFGEQGNTDIKVGGTDTVVFLMDVVSVTKPLASAEGKAVKPAANLPAVKVESGKPATITIPKGEKAPTKTVGANLIEGAGAKVEAGQTIRVTYTGALWKDGKVFDSSASSPQGYFETVIGKQQVIKAWDAQLVGKTVGSRVLMVVPPADGYGAAGSPPKISGTDTLVFVVDILAAY
- a CDS encoding FKBP-type peptidyl-prolyl cis-trans isomerase, which translates into the protein MGFDPKTTKPEIDFPGDAAPTELVIEDITEGDGQEAGAGDTISAHYVGVAHSTGEEFDASWNRGAPLDFRLGVGQVIRGWDEGIVGMKVGGRRKLVIPAHLAYGDRGAGGAIKPGETLIFVVDLVDVR
- a CDS encoding DUF3866 family protein — its product is MMQWREGTVQQVRGRWPGAVEYAVQLAGGDGDVVRALAYTALVGEPEVGDRVLLNASALLRGLGTGGLAFVVAVPERLPADPPSGQGHIVKARYTPQQQMFMAVDEQDSPHHAALTSGAADAGDLLGMPVVVADLHSALPAVLAGLLAERPDARVVYLMTDGGALPIAFSRAVAGLLEAGWLHGTVTVGQAYGGEHEAVTLHSGLLAARHVLGADVAVVIQGPGNVGTGTTWGYTGVAAGEALNAASTLHGRGVAALRVSEADARERHRGISHHSRTAYGRICLVPAALVATHPTGELGELVLRQAQELAAGATGTLTVEQVEEDGLDAALRGSPVRLSTMGRGLDEDRAAFLYSAAAGRYAARLLEGAAG
- a CDS encoding helix-turn-helix transcriptional regulator — its product is MSSPTGPAAKTERLLNLVLCLLYTRRPLPKSKIRDIVPQYGDAASDEAFDRMFERDKDELRELGIPLVTAEIGGVWDDEVGYRIDQREYALPDIEFEPDELAVLGLASRTWAHASLAGPAAQALRKLKAAGIERDGDSLIGIEPRLGTSEPAFEPVKNAVVGQQTISFGYRTGGQGEVNTRTVQPWGLASWHGRWYLTGFDLDREAPRVFRLSRIDGAVSVVRRAEPYVVPADHRAQEMIRTTVGEQAPRSAVLRVRDGRGQSLRRRGTPTTDLGTETALAEATSEAAPADRGEWTTLAVPFTDPYAFADEVSGYGADVVVDAPTEVRDLVVERLKGAVAAHAATGGTA
- a CDS encoding WYL domain-containing protein, whose amino-acid sequence is MSAPETATARLTRLLTMVPWLVNRQGIDTEQAAAELGITVEQLDADLRLLYLCGYGQMPDELIDAQWENGRVFVTNADTIARPLRLGRDEALTLMVGLRALASVPGLGERDAIERAMAKLEEATGASAEAASRVEVAISEGVEADLLADARRAVEGHRRIHLHYLVPSRDESTERDVDPMRVVNLDARWYLEGWCHRAQDTRLFRMDRIESLEVLDVDGTPPEQAQLRDLDAGTFTPRPDDTLVTLHLARGAAWVADYYPVETVEPGPEGSLTVTLRTADTLWLRRLVLRLGGHATVVAPAELAQAVTSGATAALAAYGIEAAAPGTDG
- the tatA gene encoding Sec-independent protein translocase subunit TatA, which codes for MLRNIGAPEIIIIAVLLILILGWKRLPDAARSLGRSMRVFKSEVNEMKNDGKSSASSETVPGETVRDTNAPGAAGTTSGTTPGTTGTSAIREDNSPRTDNSTGL
- the tatC gene encoding twin-arginine translocase subunit TatC, which codes for MAFRRVRNPDGRMTLGDHLRELRRRLLIAAIALVIGAIGGWYLYDPVYEHLTRPLVEIATERGDGNSIALNFAGLTAAFSQRVSIAIFVGVIVSSPVWLFQLWAFVVPGLTKKERNISLAFIAATVPLFLGGCWFAYQTLPKAVQLLISFTPDGAVNYPEAALYFSFVTRFILVFGGAFLMPVFLVALNVVRVLPASVMRRTWRPAFVVIFVFAAIATPTPDPFTMFLLAIPLCVLYLAALGVSTLLDRRRAKDRPEWAEQELSDDEASTL
- a CDS encoding diacylglycerol/lipid kinase family protein, which gives rise to MSKRIGLVVNPTSGKNRGMSLGLEVAHRLRAAGHEVLDLSDESYAAARDRALGAIAQGIDVLAVVGGDGMAHLGIDLVAGTTVPLALIAAGTGNDIARGLGLPVHDPVHAADLVTTGVPRTIDAVRHVDAHGQPRWFGGVLGAGFDSLVNERANTWPWPRGQMRYNLAILRELPLFRAIPYAVTVDGVRHETRAMLVAVGNGPSYGGGMQVLPDARMDDGLLDVLVLHEISTPEFLKVFPKVFKGAHTSHPAVEVLRGREVTLEAAGIVAYADGERFAPLPLTVEVVPGAVTVLAPSPRRPGR
- a CDS encoding DEAD/DEAH box helicase; translation: MSTPAERFAASAARSPARNPQLEAFTASLEFPLDDFQEQACRAVEAGKGVLVAAPTGAGKTIVGEFAVHLALATGRKAFYTTPIKALSNQKYADLVRRHGAANVGLLTGDSSINGEAPVVVMTTEVLRNMMYAGSTTLRGLGFVVMDEVHYLADRFRGAVWEEVIIHLAEDVQVVSLSATVSNAEEFGAWLATVRGNHEVIVSEHRPVPLWQHVMVGQGVYDLFVDELAAPTTGADATRVNPELLQAIRTTEQRGRWDDSGHRGGGRGGRLPHRGRGAPRGPGGGPGGRGMARGGAGGGPAGGGRPGGGATRSEVVARLDREGLLPAITFIFSRVGCEGAVQQLLRDGVHLIPEAEGDRIRRTVEERIQGLAEEDLGVLGYWDFVEGLSRGFAAHHAGMLPTFREIVEELFTAGRIRAVFATETLALGINMPARTVVLEKLVKFNGETHADITPAEYTQLTGRAGRRGIDIEGHALVLWNRGLDPLSVAGLASTRTYPLRSSFRPTYNMAVNLVAQVGRETAREILETSFAQFQADRAVVGIARAVRRNEEGLEGYSEGMACHLGDFSEYAAIRHEIARLEKDGAKARSASRRAEAAVSLEALRIGDVIKVPSGRNAGYAVVVQPSKSYRGEAPAPTVVTEDKQLRKLTTVDVPEPVEAIAHVKVPPHFNAKSPKARRDLATSLRIAVPHDPPPKRRAESQPGEDEKVAELRRQLKAHPCHQCPDREDHARWAERWWRLKRETVGLQRKVEGRTNSVARTFDRICELLTEMGYLAEGGTAVTPQGENLRRLYTEKDLLAAECLRLGVWKRLDPAGLAAIVSVLVHEPRRDESDPSPRMPGDDVAEAVTEMNRLWSVLEDRERDLGLPLTGDPDAGMAWMMHRWASGQKLDYVLRGQDMAAGDFVRRCKQVVDLLGQISDAAPEPQLRATARKAIDAVMRGVVAADRLD
- a CDS encoding MFS transporter, with product MTHPASPPSQRSTVGADDTDTPDPRRWKALAVCLVAGFMTLLDVSIVNVALPSIEQGLSASSSDLQWVVSGYALTFGLVLVPAGRLGDATGRRRMFVAGVVVFGVASLLCGLATSSALLVAARLLQGIGGGLLNPQVSGLIQTLFRGSERARAFGMLGATIGISTAVGPIAGGVILSLLGADAGWRWIFFVNLPVAVAAVVLALRWIPAAEAREGARRRQDLDPVGVLLLGAGVLALLLPLVESGRGAASAAVPGWVAAVGAALLAVFVLWERRYTARGHTPLVDLRLFRLPGYASGAIVATVYFSGFTGIFFVLTIYLQQGLGYSALLAGLAVTPFAAGSAVMSAVGGRLVPRFGRSLVTWGLVLVVVGLVATDVVLSTVEGPRTGWYAALPLLLAGLGSGMVISPNITLTLADVPVERAGTAGGVLQTGQRIGTAAGIALVGTVFFAAAKDGGASGAALSLRVATGLVVLSLVASLADVWLRRRANGEVAA